A region of Homo sapiens chromosome 17, GRCh38.p14 Primary Assembly DNA encodes the following proteins:
- the EMC6 gene encoding ER membrane protein complex subunit 6, with the protein MAAVVAKREGPPFISEAAVRGNAAVLDYCRTSVSALSGATAGILGLTGLYGFIFYLLASVLLSLLLILKAGRRWNKYFKSRRPLFTGGLIGGLFTYVLFWTFLYGMVHVY; encoded by the coding sequence ATGGCCGCGGTGGTGGCCAAGCGGGAAGGGCCGCCGTTCATCAGCGAGGCGGCCGTGCGGGGCAACGCCGCCGTCCTGGATTATTGCCGGACCTCGGTGTCAGCGCTGTCGGGGGCCACGGCCGGCATCCTCGGCCTCACCGGCCTCTACGGCTTCATCTTCTACCTGCTCGCCTCCGTCCTGCTCTCCCTGCTCCTCATTCTCAAGGCGGGAAGGAGGTGgaacaaatatttcaaatcaCGGAGACCTCTCTTTACAGGAGGCCTCATCGGGGGCCTCTTCACCTACGTCCTGTTCTGGACGTTCCTCTACGGCATGGTGCACGTCTACTGA